A window of Desulfuribacillus stibiiarsenatis contains these coding sequences:
- the tnpC gene encoding IS66 family transposase, with protein KQPIILFDYKTTRSGENASEYLKGFKGFLHCDGYSGYNKLKDVIRCGCWAHLRRKFVEAIPDKRAKDARLTNAEIGRDYCNQLFKIEEELSQFTPEEKYTKRLEKAKPILDAFWSWLHSVHALKNSALGKAVTYAMNQKPFMENYLLDGRCAISNNAAENSIRPFAVGRKNWLFAATPKGASASAAIYSIIETAKANGLNIYSYLNYLLLYMPDTDYRNRPEDLEDLMPWSPRILAECKN; from the coding sequence AAACAACCAATCATCTTGTTCGATTACAAAACCACCCGTAGTGGTGAAAACGCTTCCGAATATCTGAAGGGATTTAAAGGATTCCTACACTGTGACGGATACTCTGGGTATAACAAACTTAAAGATGTCATCCGTTGTGGCTGTTGGGCTCACCTGCGTCGCAAATTTGTCGAGGCAATCCCAGACAAACGAGCAAAAGATGCTCGACTCACAAATGCAGAAATCGGTCGGGACTACTGCAACCAGCTTTTCAAAATCGAAGAAGAGCTATCCCAGTTTACACCCGAAGAAAAATACACAAAGCGTCTGGAAAAAGCAAAACCAATTCTAGATGCCTTTTGGAGTTGGCTACATTCTGTTCATGCACTAAAGAATTCTGCTCTCGGAAAAGCCGTAACATATGCAATGAACCAGAAACCATTTATGGAAAATTATCTACTTGACGGTAGATGTGCCATATCCAATAACGCAGCTGAGAACAGCATTCGCCCCTTTGCAGTAGGGAGAAAGAATTGGCTATTTGCAGCTACTCCTAAAGGGGCCTCCGCTAGTGCCGCTATATACAGCATCATCGAGACAGCAAAAGCAAATGGACTGAACATATACAGCTACCTAAACTATCTTCTCTTATACATGCCGGATACTGATTACCGGAATAGGCCAGAAGATTTAGAAGATTTAATGCCTTGGTCTCCGCGTATACTAGCTGAATGCAAGAACTAG